Proteins found in one Planococcus citri chromosome 2, ihPlaCitr1.1, whole genome shotgun sequence genomic segment:
- the LOC135837234 gene encoding uncharacterized protein LOC135837234 isoform X2 yields MKLVVSVVHLLLINVCSSTNEEQDIDDIMNQDPLTATHCKSNQFDCGRECIDSALVCDGKEDCPGGADEYNEHCVIDHKNASCPYPNLPQQRHEVWLNYSGSGKPNERVPEFVRGVIRCKPGYIGDPENEIVTTCIQRNWEPPAMSCRKTCPEINNPELQQQCFQGNKVDCNGVIWESTLVRFSCQKSNHEPTFAEAYCLPSGKWNLNPSLIECRPVCGHVTREIVEALKRKDFPWRALIREQIDPNQSPRHFSGTLLDRKIVLTDGNLFTRTKNPRHFEIFVNDNIESWGSLKSYKKSLSPESLGSLAILETDEEIEYCLTVLPVCVSPYSYPASSEWFLDIGMMVILGDSEDVISRDEISVMKLNSLEVTCEKNREKCNQYYAQFNETNLGNRQLNDINQGTGLIKTDKELGIYILEGVYSHQHPESSDLLIFTFVSHYVEWIDEIREMIKYNNNVILDETTPSVKQIKDTTPSSPKTSHSHSLLTVFVLLSFVILIGALFRIR; encoded by the exons ATGAAGTTGGTTGTTAGCGTTGTTCATTTATTACTAATAAACGTCTGTAGCTCTACTAATGAAG AACAAGACATCGATGACATAATGAACCAAGATCCTCTAACCGCCACACATTGTAAAAG CAACCAATTTGATTGCGGTCGTGAATGTATTGATTCAGCATTAGTATGCGATGGAAAAGAAGATTGCCCCGGAGGTGCCGATGAATACAACGAACACTGCGTAATTGA TCACAAAAATGCGTCTTGTCCGTACCCTAATTTACCACAACAACGACATGAGGTTTGGTTAAATTACTCAGGGTCAGGGAAGCCGAATGAAAGAGTACCGGAGTTCGTTCGAGGAGTAATCAGATGCAAACCTGGTTACATCGGTGATCCTGAGAATGAAATTGTTACAACTTGTATCCAACGTAATTGGGAACCACCGGCAATGTCGTGCAGAA AAACATGTCCTGAAATCAACAACCCCGAACTACAACAACAGTGTTTTCAAGGAAATAAGGTTGACTGCAACGGAGTAATTTGGGAAAGCACTCTAGTACGATTCAGTTGTCAGAAATCCAATCACGAACCAACTTTCGCAGAAGCTTACTGTCTTCCGAGTGGAAAATGGAACTTGAATCCTAGTCTAATCGAGTGTCGTCCAG TATGCGGCCATGTAACTCGGGAAATCGTCGAAGCCTTGAAACGCAAAGATTTTCCATGGAGAGCACTGATTCGAGAGCAAATCGATCCGAACCAATCTCCGCGTCATTTTTCTGGAACGTTACTCGATAGAAAAATCGTACTAACTG ACGGTAATCTGTTTACTCGAACGAAGAATCcgcgtcattttgaaatcttcGTCAACGACAACATCGAATCCTGGGGATCGTTGAAATCATACAAA AAGTCGTTATCGCCAGAAAGCTTGGGTAGTCTGGCTATTTTGGAAACtgatgaagaaattgaatattGTTTGACTGTTCTACCGGTTTGTGTGAGTCCATATTCTTATCCAGCATCATCGGAATGGTTTCTGGACATAGGAATG atGGTTATTTTGGGCGACTCAGAAGACGTTATAAGTCGCGATGAAATTTCTGTCATGAAATTGAACTCACTGGAGGTAACTTGTgagaaaaatcgagaaaaatgcaACCAATATTACGCACAGTTTAATGAAACTAATCTAG gtaacaGACAGCTAAACGACATTAATCAAGGTACTGGTTTGATCAAGACGGACAAAGAATTAGGAATATATATCTTGGAAGGCGTTTACAGCCATCAGCATCCAGAATCCAGTGACTTACTGATATTTACATTTGTTTCGCATTACGTCGAATGGATAGACGAAATTCGAGAGATGATAAAATACAACAACAATGTAATCTTGGACGAAACAACCCCTTCGGTAAAACAAATCAAAGACACGACACCGTCATCACCTAAAACCTCTCACAGTCATAGCTTGTTGACAGTATTCGTTTTACTATCTTTTGTAATACTGATCGGTGCACTTTTTCGAATTAGATGA
- the LOC135837234 gene encoding uncharacterized protein LOC135837234 isoform X1: MKLVVSVVHLLLINVCSSTNEEQDIDDIMNQDPLTATHCKSNQFDCGRECIDSALVCDGKEDCPGGADEYNEHCVIDHKNASCPYPNLPQQRHEVWLNYSGSGKPNERVPEFVRGVIRCKPGYIGDPENEIVTTCIQRNWEPPAMSCRKTCPEINNPELQQQCFQGNKVDCNGVIWESTLVRFSCQKSNHEPTFAEAYCLPSGKWNLNPSLIECRPVCGHVTREIVEALKRKDFPWRALIREQIDPNQSPRHFSGTLLDRKIVLTDGNLFTRTKNPRHFEIFVNDNIESWGSLKSYKVKNIHYLPRHFQKSLSPESLGSLAILETDEEIEYCLTVLPVCVSPYSYPASSEWFLDIGMMVILGDSEDVISRDEISVMKLNSLEVTCEKNREKCNQYYAQFNETNLGNRQLNDINQGTGLIKTDKELGIYILEGVYSHQHPESSDLLIFTFVSHYVEWIDEIREMIKYNNNVILDETTPSVKQIKDTTPSSPKTSHSHSLLTVFVLLSFVILIGALFRIR; the protein is encoded by the exons ATGAAGTTGGTTGTTAGCGTTGTTCATTTATTACTAATAAACGTCTGTAGCTCTACTAATGAAG AACAAGACATCGATGACATAATGAACCAAGATCCTCTAACCGCCACACATTGTAAAAG CAACCAATTTGATTGCGGTCGTGAATGTATTGATTCAGCATTAGTATGCGATGGAAAAGAAGATTGCCCCGGAGGTGCCGATGAATACAACGAACACTGCGTAATTGA TCACAAAAATGCGTCTTGTCCGTACCCTAATTTACCACAACAACGACATGAGGTTTGGTTAAATTACTCAGGGTCAGGGAAGCCGAATGAAAGAGTACCGGAGTTCGTTCGAGGAGTAATCAGATGCAAACCTGGTTACATCGGTGATCCTGAGAATGAAATTGTTACAACTTGTATCCAACGTAATTGGGAACCACCGGCAATGTCGTGCAGAA AAACATGTCCTGAAATCAACAACCCCGAACTACAACAACAGTGTTTTCAAGGAAATAAGGTTGACTGCAACGGAGTAATTTGGGAAAGCACTCTAGTACGATTCAGTTGTCAGAAATCCAATCACGAACCAACTTTCGCAGAAGCTTACTGTCTTCCGAGTGGAAAATGGAACTTGAATCCTAGTCTAATCGAGTGTCGTCCAG TATGCGGCCATGTAACTCGGGAAATCGTCGAAGCCTTGAAACGCAAAGATTTTCCATGGAGAGCACTGATTCGAGAGCAAATCGATCCGAACCAATCTCCGCGTCATTTTTCTGGAACGTTACTCGATAGAAAAATCGTACTAACTG ACGGTAATCTGTTTACTCGAACGAAGAATCcgcgtcattttgaaatcttcGTCAACGACAACATCGAATCCTGGGGATCGTTGAAATCATACAAA GTTAAGAACATACATTACTTACCAAGACATTTTCAGAAGTCGTTATCGCCAGAAAGCTTGGGTAGTCTGGCTATTTTGGAAACtgatgaagaaattgaatattGTTTGACTGTTCTACCGGTTTGTGTGAGTCCATATTCTTATCCAGCATCATCGGAATGGTTTCTGGACATAGGAATG atGGTTATTTTGGGCGACTCAGAAGACGTTATAAGTCGCGATGAAATTTCTGTCATGAAATTGAACTCACTGGAGGTAACTTGTgagaaaaatcgagaaaaatgcaACCAATATTACGCACAGTTTAATGAAACTAATCTAG gtaacaGACAGCTAAACGACATTAATCAAGGTACTGGTTTGATCAAGACGGACAAAGAATTAGGAATATATATCTTGGAAGGCGTTTACAGCCATCAGCATCCAGAATCCAGTGACTTACTGATATTTACATTTGTTTCGCATTACGTCGAATGGATAGACGAAATTCGAGAGATGATAAAATACAACAACAATGTAATCTTGGACGAAACAACCCCTTCGGTAAAACAAATCAAAGACACGACACCGTCATCACCTAAAACCTCTCACAGTCATAGCTTGTTGACAGTATTCGTTTTACTATCTTTTGTAATACTGATCGGTGCACTTTTTCGAATTAGATGA
- the LOC135834133 gene encoding vesicular glutamate transporter 3-like — MIRTNLSVAVVAMTVPDPKVPNSTAPFNWNSKEKGTLLGAFFYGYLFTQIVGGWLSIKIGGAKVFGAGILVSSILAIVTPQVVPFGIFVFVGVRAAQGFVQVGAITCVWWLIWVIFVRDDPQRDPWISDEELEYLKSTLGESEHKDVISNVISNIGKLIIINNRYFFGFYCIFYFYSQLFCKMQDIFIFSIKHPWLKFFTSMPVWAIVVSHFCQNWGFYTMFTNLPSFFKETLHYDITMSGVLSSLPFLVMSVGLPIAGLIIDKIRRLGIFSITTIRKLFNCGAFLTQCGFMFMATRFQEPKILVVCLTFANGIGAFAWAAFGVNHLDIAPPHAGVLMGISNMMATFSGVFSTQLTGYVVVQKTLEEWNTIFLVSSGFYLLGALFYLIFGSGEKQSWVIDSSTTSKPTGPTRSPTSIDEEEDDDDEGSEIMS, encoded by the exons ATGATACGAACAAATTTAAGTGTGGCTGTGGTAGCGATGACCGTTCCTGATCCAAAAGTACCCAATAGTACA gcaCCTTTCAACTGGAATTCGAAAGAGAAAGGTACTTTACTCGGAGCTTTTTTCTACGGATACCTTTTTACCCAGATTGTTGGAGGCTGGCTGAGTATCAAAATAGGTGGAGCTAAGGTATTCGGAGCTGGAATATTGGTATCTTCGATATTAGCTATAGTTACTCCGCAAGTAGTACCTTTTGGAATATTTGTATTTGTCGGAGTACGAGCTGCCCAGGGATTCGTTCAGGTTG GAGCAATAACTTGTGTATGGTGGCTTATTTGGGTCATATTTGTTCGAGATGATCCCCAACGTGATCCATGGATTTCAGACGAAGAACTCGAATATCTAAAATCCACTCTTGGAGAAAGCGAACATAAAGATGTAATTTCAAATGTTATTTCCAatattggtaaattgataatcatcaataatcgatatttttttggcttctattgcattttttatttttattctcaacTTTTCTGTAAAATGCAggacatatttattttttca ATAAAACATCCTTGGTTGAAATTCTTCACGTCGATGCCCGTCTGGGCGATTGTTGtgtcacatttttgccaaaattggggCTTTTATACCATGTTTACTAATTTACCTAGTTTTTTTAAAG AAACCCTACATTATGATATAACCATGTCTGGAGTTCTTTCTTCGTTGCCTTTTTTAGTCATGAGTGTTGGATTACCTATCGCTGGATTGATCATTGATAAAATCAGAAGACTGGGAATATTTTCGATTACCACA attcgaaaattattcaattgtgGAGCATTTCTCACACAATGTGGATTCATGTTCATGGCCACTAGATTTCAAGAACCAAAGATTTTAGTTGTATGTTTAACTTTCGCTAATGGCATTGGTGCCTTCGCTTGGGCAGCTTTTGG CGTGAATCATTTAGATATTGCACCTCCACACGCCGGAGTTCTTATGGGAATTAGTAATATGATGGCTACATTTTCAGGTGTCTTCAGTACACAGCTGACTGGATACGTTGTTGTACAAAAA ACTCTCGAAGAATGGAACACTATATTTTTAGTATCAAGCGGCTTCTACCTCCTCGGAGCCCTTTTCTACTTGATTTTTGGCTCCGGAGAGAAACAATCGTGGGTTATAGACTCGTCGACGACATCCAAACCGACAGGTCCAACGCGATCACCGACAAGTATAGATGAAGAGgaagacgatgacgacgaagGCAGTGAAATCATGAGCTGA
- the LOC135837236 gene encoding sialin-like — MTDTKGSIWKTLTLRRHIVALLAFFGFFNVYTLRVNLSVAIVAMTQNYTVIADDGSTQYVQDFSWDYKQRGTILSSFFYGYILTQMAGGWLGAKIGGAKVFGAGILVTAVLNLVTPFLASFGIGVFIAVRIIEGFFEGVTYPCIHAVWSRWAPPQERTRLASFGFSGSYVGTMIAFPACGYFAEKLGWSSIFYITGIVAIIWCLTWFICVKESPQFDPWITENELKFLQNALGDVKNQQVTHPWKEFFKSMPVWAIVVAHFCENWGFFTLLTLLPTFMNDTLHFNIKSAGFLSAVPYLVMSIALQIAGILVDKLIRQNYFTTTQVRKIFNCGAFLSQTVFMISAAFAETAFLTILFITLAAGLGSFSWAAFSVNHLDIAPQHASVLMGISNTFATFSGIIAPSVAGCIVQNKSKAEWRIVFCISGLLYLFGAIFYGIFASSEVQPWAVENKIEKDQNNENNKKKENSVRESLDY; from the exons ATGACAGACACGAAGGGCTCTATTTGGAAGACACTGACGCTGAGAAGGCACATTGTAGCCTTATTggctttttttggatttttcaacgtGTACACTCTTCGAGTGAATCTAAGTGTTGCTATCGTAGCCATGACACAAAATTATACAGTGATTGCGGATGATGGGAGCACTCAAtac GTGCAAGATTTCTCCTGGGATTACAAACAACGAGGCACTATCCTCAGCTCATTCTTTTACGGATACATTTTAACGCAAATGGCAGGTGGTTGGCTGGGTGCAAAAATCGGCGGAGCTAAAGTATTCGGTGCAGGAATACTCGTAACTGCCGTACTCAATCTTGTAACTCCTTTCTTGGCTAGTTTTGGTATCGGTGTCTTTATAGCTGTTCGAATCATTGAAGGGTTCTTCGAA GGTGTTACGTACCCTTGTATTCACGCTGTCTGGTCGAGATGGGCTCCACCTCAAGAACGTACTCGTCTAGCATCCTTCGGGTTCTCGGGAAGTTATGTCGGTACAATGATTGCATTTCCGGCATGTGGTTACTTTGCTGAAAAATTAGGATGGTCTTCAATTTTCTACATAACTG GAATCGTAGCAATAATATGGTGCCTGACGTGGTTCATCTGCGTCAAAGAAAGCCCTCAATTTGATCCATGGATTACAGAAAACGAACTGAAATTCTTACAAAACGCCTTAGGAGATGTTAAAAATCAACAG GTTACACATCCGTGGAAAGAATTCTTCAAATCAATGCCAGTATGGGCCATCGTAGTTGCTCATTTCTGCGAAAACTGGGGCTTTTTCACGTTGCTCACGCTGTTACCCACGTTTATGAATG atACGCTGCATTTCAATATAAAATCTGCTGGATTTTTATCTGCTGTGCCATATTTAGTTATGTCGATTGCATTACAAATTGCTGGTATACTTGTTGACAAACTGATTAGACAGAATTATTTTACCACTACTCAG gtaagaAAGATATTTAATTGCGGAGCATTTTTAAGTCAAACAGTTTTCATGATTTCGGCTGCGTTTGCTGAAACTGCATTTTTAACAATATTATTTATAACGCTGGCTGCTGGACTTGGATCATTTTCATGGGCAGCATTCAG TGTCAACCATTTAGACATCGCTCCTCAACATGCCAGCGTTCTAATGGGCATTTCAAATACATTCGCAACTTTTTCTGGTATAATTGCTCCATCAGTAGCTGGTTGCATTGTTCAGAATAAA agtAAAGCTGAATGGAGAATAGTATTCTGCATCTCCGGTCTACTTTATCTTTTTGGTGCCATATTCTATGGGATATTTGCCTCCAGCGAAGTGCAACCTTGGgctgttgaaaataaaattgaaaaggatcaaaataatgaaaataataaaaagaagGAAAACAGTGTACGAGAATCGTTAGACTATTAA